Below is a window of Paramagnetospirillum magneticum AMB-1 DNA.
TCGCGCCGCACCGGGTCGGACCAGGTGTCGAATCCGAGACGGCTGCGGTTGACGCCGATATTGGGTTCGCGCTGAACGATGGGGGCATAGGCTTCGCGCCGGCCATCCGGCTGGATCTCGTAATCCACGAAGCCGAGCCGGCGCATGGCGCCCAGATGCTCGTCCAGGCGGTCTGCCGCCACGCTCTCCACGATGCCGATGGCCTGGATACCGGAGAAGTTGGCATCCGGCTGAAGTGCGTCCACGTAGGAGGCCAGCATATCACGCTCGGAAATGCCGACGATGGAGAACATCCCCTGGACGCCGCGCAGCATCTGCTCATAGGTCATGACCCGCTGCTCGATCCGGCCGGCCATATCCCTCAAGGCGAAATCGAATTGCCGCCGCAACTGTTCCTGGGCGGTATCGCGCTCGTGATCCCAGGCGAGCCACGTCACACCTAACGAGGCGAGCAGCACCAGCCAGGGCAACAGCTTCAGGCGTGGGCTGGTCACGGCGAATCGTCGAATTCAGTCATGGCCGCAGCCAGGTCTGGGGGGAAATATTTCTGGAAGATCCGGCGCACGGTTCCATCCCTGCGCATCTCCCTGACCAGATCGCGCCACTTGTCCTGCTCTTCCGGCGACAATGACGCCTTCGACATGATCAAGCCGTGGGGAACCGCCGGATCGTTGAATTCGATAATGTCGGTGAAGTCCCGAATCCTCTTCTCATCCAGAGCGGGGTAATCGAAGGGCTCGATGATCATGGCCTGAATGGCGTTGGCGCTCAACACCCGGTAAAGCGGACCCAGACCGGCCGATTGACTGACGCGCCCGGCGGCCTGCAGGCTGTCGACCAATTGGTTGGCGGTCTCGCTGTAGCGGAAACTGCGGATGACGCCGAGCCGCAGGTGCTCGTCGCGCTCGAAATCAGCCAGCTTGCGGATGCCGGCATCCTTGCGGACCAGAAGGTAATATTTATTGCTGATGTACCAGGCGAAGGCGGCGAATCTGTTCCGTTCGGCATTGGCGATGCCTGAAAGGCTGAAATCCAGCGCGCCGGATTCGATCAACTGCCAGATCCTGGCCCGCGACATCAGGCTGACCACCAGTTTGCATCCGCTGCGGCGGCCAAGCTCCTCGGCAATGTCCTTGTCGATGCCGGAATCGGTCTCCGCCGAATAAAGCAGACCATGGTCGTGCAGGGCCAACGTGAACGGCCGCCAGCAATCGGGCGACGCGGCCAGGGCGACGCCAGGGGCAAACCACAGGCAGAGGCTGACGATCAGAATGCCGACGCGTCCCTTCACCAAGCCCCCTCCCTCGTGTCACGGCACATTCGGCATGGACCGTCAGGCCGGAGGGCACGATAGCCCAACCCCGGGGTGAACGGGAAGACGTCATCAAGACTCATTACCGGCCATCAACCTTGGTCGCGCATCCATCACTCGCGGTTCCGGCCCGACGGGGAGGTTCGGCGGCGCACCACCTCGAGATGGTGGAGAACATGGTGTCGGGATCGATGGGCTTGGCGATGTGGTCGTTCATCCCCGCCTCCAGGCACTTGTCCCGATCGGCCTGCATGGCATTGGCGGTCATGGCGATGATGGGCAGGTCCACGTGGCCGAGCCTCCGGATTTCGCGGGTAGCGGTCACACCGTCCATCACCGGCATCTGCATGTCCATGAGAATCAGGTCGTAGACTCCGGCCCGGGCCTTTTCCACGGCGATCAGGCCGTTATCGGCGATCTCCACCTCGATGCCGGCATCGCGGAGGATTTCGCCGGCCACCTCCTGATTGAGGTCGTTATCCTCCACCAGCAGCACCTTGAGACCGCGCAATGCGGCGTGATCGACCGAGCCGCCCTCGGAAACGTCTTCCGCCTCGTCGCGCCGCTGGTCCGAGGCGAAGACCCGCATAATGCTGTCGAACAGGGCTGCCGGGCTGACCGGCTTGATCAGCACCTCGCCGATATCGGCCGCCTGGGCGCCCTTGATGATCTCCTCGCGGCCATAAGCGGTGACCATGATCAGATGCGGGGGAAAGGGCAGCCGGATGGAGTGAATCTGTTCCGCCACCTCCAGGCCATCCATGTCGGGCATCTGCCAGTCCAGGAAAACCACGTCGTAGGGCAGGTCCAGCACGGCATCGCGAATGGCATCCAGGGCCTTGGCCCCCGAGTCCACGGCATCGACCTCGAACGACATGGCGCTCAGCATGTCCACCAGCACGGCGCGGGCGTTCTCGTTGTCGTCGACCACCAGCATGCGCCGGCCCTGCAGCTCGGCTTCCGGGATCAGGGGAGCGCGCGGCTTGCCCTTGCCCAGGCGGGCGGTGAACCAGAAGGTGGAGCCCTGGCCTGGCACGCTGTCGACGCCGACGCTCCCCCCCATCAGTTCGGCCAGCTTCTTGGAGATGGCCAGCCCCAGGCCGGTCCCGCCGAATTTGCGGGTGGTGGAGGTGTCGGCCTGGCTGAAGCTCTGGAACAGCCTTGCCTTCTGCTCGTCGGTCAGGCCGATGCCGGTATCGCGGACCTCAAAGCGCAGCATGACGTCGGGGCCGAGATCCTCCATCAGGCGCACCGCCACCACGATCTCTCCCGCCTCGGTGAACTTGACCGCGTTGTTGGCGTAGTTGATCAGCACCTGCCCCAGGCGGAGCGCGTCGCCCATCAGGTCGAGGGGAACGCCGGCTCCCACGTCGAACAGCAGTTCCAGGCCCTTGGCGGTGGCCTTTTCCGAAATGAGGTTGCCCACATTCTCCAGAACCTTGTCGAGATGGATCTCGGTGGCCTCCACCTCCAGCTTGCCGGCCTCGATCTTGGAGAAGTCGAGGATGTCGTTGATGATTCCCAGCAGATGCTGGCCCGATTGCTGAATCTTGCGCACATAGTCCTTCTGGCGCGGATCGAGATCGGTCTTCAGCGCCAGATGGGCCATGCCGATGATGGCGTTCATGGGGGTACGGATCTCGTGGCTCATATTGGCCAGGAAGTCCGATTTGGTCCGGGCGGCATCCTCGGCGGCATCCTTGGCCCGGGCCTGGGCCTCGGCGGTGGCGCGGGCCTGGGTGACGTCCTCGAGCATCCAAACCGTGCCCCGCGACAGGTCGGACGGGTCGATGGCGCTGCCGCTGATGCGGCACCAGAAGCGGCTTTGGTCCTTGCGGAGATATTCCTGTTCCCGCTGGTGGACCTCGCCCCGGGACAAGGCTTCGTAGGCCCCGCCCACATCGGCGAAAGCGGCATCGTCGGCAAACCAGATGCGGGTGGATTGCCCAACCAGTTCGCCGGGACCATAGCCGAACAGCTTGTCCAGGCGCGGATTGCCGCGCACGATGACCCGGTTCTTCAGAAAGGCTATGCCCACCGTCGCCGCCTCGAAGATGGCCTGCTGCTCTGACAGCAGCGACTGGATCTCGGTCTGGTTGGCTTCCAGGGTCTCGGCCAACTCGCGGGTGGCGGCCAGAAGCTGCTGGGTGCGCTCGGTCCTGGCCAGGATTTCCATGCGCATGGCCAGCAAAGGGAGAACGTCGTCCAGGACGCGACGGCCGGTCCCGCCCAAGGGTTGCAACATGGCGAGCTCTATGACGCCCAGGCATTGACCGCCGCTCAGAACCGGAAGGATCAGCACCGCGCGGGGCAGCGCCGACAGCAACCCGGTCCGAGCCCGGACATAGCCCGGCGGCGGATCGGCGATCAGGATTTCCCGCTTTTCCAGGGCGCATTCGCCCACCAGACCGTCGCCCAGTTCCACCCGCCCCGGCGGCGACGCCTCGCCATCCCGGGCATAGCCACCACAAGACAACAGGGCCCGCGCCTGATCGTCGAGCCGGAAATAGCCGGCAAAGCCCAGATGAAGGATGGGCTCGAGATGCGTGAACAGCACCTGGGACAGGCTGGCTAAGTCCTCGGCGGATTGCAGGCCGGACGTGATCTTCGCCACCAGGCCGGAGACGTGGCTTTCCTCGGCACGCTCGCGGACCACCGCGGCCAGCCGGGTCAGCGAGTCCACCACTTCGCCGATTTCGTCATGTCGCCGGACCAGGGGCAGATCCATCCTGTCCTCGCCCCGGGCCAGTTGCCCCAAGGCCCTGTTGACCTGCGACAAGGGGTGCCACATGCGCCGGACGATCACCAGGAAGCACCCCAGGACGGACACAAAGACGATGCCGGCCAGCCCCAGCGTGATTTGCATGGCCGAGCGGCTTTCGGCCTCGATGCCGGTCATGCGGGCGGAAATGGAATGCAGCGCCGCGCCGCGCAATCCCAGAATCACGTTCATCTGCGGCACATAGATCTTGGCGAAGTCCGCCGCCCCCATGCCGTATTCGCCGCCCGTGCGGCCCATATCTCGGATTCTGCGGGCCAGGGGGAGCCCTCCTCCGAAAAATTCGGCGTCGATAACAGCCAGGGCCGCCTTCAATTCGGGCGGCGAGCCGGTCTTGTCGAGAGCCAGACGCAACTGGTAATCCAGGGCCTGGATGATACCCAGGGAGCGCTCGATTCGCGCCAGCTCATCCACGCTCATGGGCCGGCGGGCGACAAAAGGGGCGGTAAAAACCGAGCCGAGCTGACCCGCCTGATCCCGCATCTCCGTGGCCAGGCGGGCAATGGTC
It encodes the following:
- a CDS encoding hybrid sensor histidine kinase/response regulator gives rise to the protein MRVSTVVSLGMGLVILASMVLIGRVMAPHLDRQASIQSGRAAERLMELGLGAATRISAERGPANGILGSDLPLPSDRVEALRAAREVTDAALHEVTAELNGRHPLRQSDVIALSLAESGRQLAAARRQIDTLASRPRAERNDAEVLAAVSAMVEVLPLLAPGLNVIENNLAQADPALINFVTIARLATEMRDQAGQLGSVFTAPFVARRPMSVDELARIERSLGIIQALDYQLRLALDKTGSPPELKAALAVIDAEFFGGGLPLARRIRDMGRTGGEYGMGAADFAKIYVPQMNVILGLRGAALHSISARMTGIEAESRSAMQITLGLAGIVFVSVLGCFLVIVRRMWHPLSQVNRALGQLARGEDRMDLPLVRRHDEIGEVVDSLTRLAAVVRERAEESHVSGLVAKITSGLQSAEDLASLSQVLFTHLEPILHLGFAGYFRLDDQARALLSCGGYARDGEASPPGRVELGDGLVGECALEKREILIADPPPGYVRARTGLLSALPRAVLILPVLSGGQCLGVIELAMLQPLGGTGRRVLDDVLPLLAMRMEILARTERTQQLLAATRELAETLEANQTEIQSLLSEQQAIFEAATVGIAFLKNRVIVRGNPRLDKLFGYGPGELVGQSTRIWFADDAAFADVGGAYEALSRGEVHQREQEYLRKDQSRFWCRISGSAIDPSDLSRGTVWMLEDVTQARATAEAQARAKDAAEDAARTKSDFLANMSHEIRTPMNAIIGMAHLALKTDLDPRQKDYVRKIQQSGQHLLGIINDILDFSKIEAGKLEVEATEIHLDKVLENVGNLISEKATAKGLELLFDVGAGVPLDLMGDALRLGQVLINYANNAVKFTEAGEIVVAVRLMEDLGPDVMLRFEVRDTGIGLTDEQKARLFQSFSQADTSTTRKFGGTGLGLAISKKLAELMGGSVGVDSVPGQGSTFWFTARLGKGKPRAPLIPEAELQGRRMLVVDDNENARAVLVDMLSAMSFEVDAVDSGAKALDAIRDAVLDLPYDVVFLDWQMPDMDGLEVAEQIHSIRLPFPPHLIMVTAYGREEIIKGAQAADIGEVLIKPVSPAALFDSIMRVFASDQRRDEAEDVSEGGSVDHAALRGLKVLLVEDNDLNQEVAGEILRDAGIEVEIADNGLIAVEKARAGVYDLILMDMQMPVMDGVTATREIRRLGHVDLPIIAMTANAMQADRDKCLEAGMNDHIAKPIDPDTMFSTISRWCAAEPPRRAGTASDGCATKVDGR
- a CDS encoding substrate-binding periplasmic protein, whose product is MKGRVGILIVSLCLWFAPGVALAASPDCWRPFTLALHDHGLLYSAETDSGIDKDIAEELGRRSGCKLVVSLMSRARIWQLIESGALDFSLSGIANAERNRFAAFAWYISNKYYLLVRKDAGIRKLADFERDEHLRLGVIRSFRYSETANQLVDSLQAAGRVSQSAGLGPLYRVLSANAIQAMIIEPFDYPALDEKRIRDFTDIIEFNDPAVPHGLIMSKASLSPEEQDKWRDLVREMRRDGTVRRIFQKYFPPDLAAAMTEFDDSP